Proteins encoded by one window of Mariniplasma anaerobium:
- a CDS encoding DUF1700 domain-containing protein has protein sequence MKTWLKELERELRLRFYVNEVSDIISFYEEMIEDRLASGEDIDDILSDYDAKEIAKSMTTDVVMKRANDTYQAVAKSSKQLLKFLLSTPLLLPIGFAYVIILIVFGSIIFSLGVAILASTFAIAVVLINMFQAGLGQNEIIAFTGAALIGFSFMTFILIWISKATLYISKELIELFSKLAKKKEKNNESI, from the coding sequence ATGAAAACTTGGCTAAAAGAATTAGAAAGAGAATTAAGATTAAGATTTTATGTTAATGAGGTATCTGACATTATATCATTTTATGAAGAGATGATTGAAGATAGATTAGCAAGTGGTGAAGACATAGATGATATACTAAGTGACTATGATGCAAAAGAGATTGCAAAATCAATGACAACTGATGTTGTCATGAAACGTGCAAATGATACATATCAAGCAGTTGCTAAAAGCTCTAAACAACTTCTAAAGTTTTTACTATCAACACCTTTGTTATTACCCATTGGATTTGCATATGTTATTATTTTAATCGTTTTTGGATCCATCATCTTTTCATTAGGTGTTGCGATATTAGCATCAACTTTCGCAATTGCTGTTGTATTAATAAATATGTTTCAAGCAGGTCTTGGACAAAATGAAATTATTGCATTTACGGGTGCTGCGTTGATTGGTTTCTCATTCATGACATTTATCTTGATTTGGATTTCAAAAGCAACCTTATATATATCAAAAGAATTAATAGAATTATTTAGCAAATTGGCT